The Dyadobacter sp. 676 DNA window ATTCGAGATCGTATTTCATTGCGGCGGCACAGCGTTTGCCGTTTGATTTCCCGACCGGGATTTGCGGCACTATTTTTATAAATCGTTTAAAAAAAGAACAACTATCCTATGAGCAACAGAATCTTAACCGACGCCTACATCAAAGAGCTGGAAGCGGAGTACATTTCGACCCGTAAGTGTCTGGAACGCATTCCGGTGACCTTGTTTGACTTTAAGCCGCATCCCAGATCCATGGAACTGGGTTACCTGGCTCTTTTGGTTGCCGAGATCCCCCCTGTGGATCACTTTTATGGTGGAACAGGGCGAAGTCGATTTTGCCACTTACAAACGTTTTGAATTCACGACAACCGATGAATTGCTCGACCATTTCGAGGAGGTTTTCGACGGCGCCAAAAAGTCGTTGGCGGGTGCCAGCGACGATGACCTCGATGCTCCCTTCTATCTCAAACGGCAGGGCCAGGTGCTGTTCACCCAGCCCAAACGCGAGGGTATCGGTTCGACGATCAACCACTGGGTGCATCACCGCGGACAACTGACGGTTTATATGCGGCTGAAAGACATCGCCGTTCCGTCGATTTACGGCCCGTCGGCAGACGACCGCACATTCTGATCAGCGGGGAGGACCGAACCGGTCGAACTGTTCTTTTTTGAGCTCTTCGAGGATTTCCTTCGTCGATTCGAAACTGGTATGCTGGTAGGCCCTCAATCCCAGGGTTTTAGCCATATTGGCGAACATAATGCGGTCGTCGAAATACACGCACTGGCTGGGCGTTGCCTGCGCGATGCCCATCGCCAACTCGAAAATGCGCGGGTCGGGCTTGCGCATTTTTACCTCGCACGACGAAATGAATGCATCGAAACAGGTGTGTAGTTTGAACTTCTGAATGCGGTAATCGTTCAATTCCTTACCCTCGTTATTGATGGAAATGATCCGGAAACCGCAATCTTTCTTCCATTCTTTGAGCCAGGCCAGCATTCCCGGCAATTCCACGGACTGCGAATACATGAATTCCTTGAAATCCTCCCGCACAAAATCACGCGGGTGGTTGAATATCACGGTGTCAAGGTACTGATCGAGGTTGACGCTACCGATTTCGTACACATTGAATATGAAATTGTGGAGCTGGTCCATTTCCTTATAGTTGAGGCCGAACTTTTCGGCCGCCAGGATGCGGGACTCATGGCCCCAGCCATTGCTTAAAAGGACGCCGCCGATGTCGAAAAAGAGGATCTTGAGATCGCTGGTCTGCATGGAAAATATCTTAAAGGTTTGCCGTAAAGATGTGGGGATAATTTGTGATTTCCACTTGTATAATCAGAATTGGTTTCGAAAGTATGTTTGTCTGAAATCTGGAACAATCTTGTAGATAATTATTGACACATTTGTATTCCACTATCTACTCAAAGCTCCTTGACAATGATGAATGAAACTGTAAAACGCTACGAACGCATTGTTATGAACATTGGAGAACTAATTGAGATATCCGGGTATCGCAATGATTATCTGGCCGGTAAACTAGGGCTGACTACCGTCAATTTTTCGGCGAAGAAGAACCGGAAAACTTTCACGTTGGAAGAAATAAAGAAGTTGGCGGCAATTATCGACAACGAGGACGTACAGGATTATCTCATGGCTGCCGAAATGGATGAGCGGGAGGATGACGCGACCATTACCCACGAAGAGCTTTTTAAACGGATGGGATGGAAATAGTATACGCCGAAAGATTTTATAAGGAGCTCAGCAAATTGCCCGCCCGGGTTCAGCAGTCGGTGAAGCAGGTTTTGATAAAACTTAAAGCAGCAAGTAATCTGGAATCATCCGGCGTCGACTATGCGTTGATGCGTGGTAGAGCGAAAGGCGCCAAGTATTACAGGATTCGTGTCGGCGATTACCGGATAGGTGTTAAATACATTCATCCGGATATGATTGTGATCATCATTGCCCGACGCGGCGAGATTTATAAGCTTTCCTCCTGAGTAAATGGCAATCGGTGCCGATATTCGCATCGATTGCCAAGGCAGATTAAACAAAGTAAATTATCATTTAAAGGTCATCTTCAAACCACCACCCGGGGGACGTCTTACCGCCGCCCGCCGCGGAAGCCGCCGCCGCTAAAACCGCCCCGGCTAAATCCGCCGCCTCCTCCGTTAAAGGTGCGGGGGCCAAACGAACCATAGGACCGCGAAGGTGTGCTGAACGTATTGCCCCGCGTGATCGGACGATAACTTTGTGAGGGTATCGGCCGGAACGACGGGCCCCTGTCGAAGAGATAGGACCGCGAGCCGACGCGCGGATTGAAATGCCTGGCGGCCGAGCCGATAAACGCCGTTCCCGGCGAATACGCGTAATGCCGAGGGGCAATGGTGTGGTAGTAATGGTCATACTGGCGGTACAGGTGCGGATAATACCGGTAGGCCCCGCCAAAGAACCATCTGGAAAAGCCCGGCGAAGGCATCGCATACACAACCGGATATCCGCCTAACCCAAAATAGAAACCCGAGCCATAACCATACAGGCCGGGATACCAGATCGGCGAGCCGTACCAGTAAGGGTAGCCGAACCAGTAAGAATACGGGCTGCCATAATTCACCACTTTATCGCCGGTGGGCGCGGGATAGCTGTAACCGCCCCGGGTAGCGTATTGCTGCGAAGCCTGGCTAAGCTCCTGCATGGCCTGGGGATTTTGTTTCAATTCATCCTGATAAGCGGCAAGCTCCTCCTTGTTCCCGGCTTCGATCTGGTCGTGGATCATGGCCAGGTCTTGCCGCACGTCGGCCGGATTGTCTTTGAAGCGTTCGCCCAGCCGCGCCACAAGGTCGGAATGATCGTTCAGCAGCGAAAGAGCGTCCGGCATTTCTTCCAGGGTTTTGAAAGCTTGCCGCGCATCTGGGCTAAGCGGGGCAATCATATCCTGGAACGATCGGCTGGCTTCTTCATTGAGGTTGTCGACTCTCACCAGGTCGTCGTGGTGGTTGTGGTACAACTTCCAGGCCGCTTCTTTCAATTCGGTCGACTGTTCGGGCAGCATACCCTCGATTGTTTCACGGGAATTTTTACGCGGAAGCGTCGCCAGCCGGTGCATCAGCTCGGGGTAGCGGCTG harbors:
- a CDS encoding DinB family protein; protein product: MPRSPLWITFMVEQGEVDFATYKRFEFTTTDELLDHFEEVFDGAKKSLAGASDDDLDAPFYLKRQGQVLFTQPKREGIGSTINHWVHHRGQLTVYMRLKDIAVPSIYGPSADDRTF
- a CDS encoding HAD-IA family hydrolase encodes the protein MQTSDLKILFFDIGGVLLSNGWGHESRILAAEKFGLNYKEMDQLHNFIFNVYEIGSVNLDQYLDTVIFNHPRDFVREDFKEFMYSQSVELPGMLAWLKEWKKDCGFRIISINNEGKELNDYRIQKFKLHTCFDAFISSCEVKMRKPDPRIFELAMGIAQATPSQCVYFDDRIMFANMAKTLGLRAYQHTSFESTKEILEELKKEQFDRFGPPR